One Leeia speluncae genomic window, AGTCATCTGTTTAAACAAAAAATTCCCGCCCTATTTTTGTGCATGGTTTTTTTGGTGCACGCCAAATGGATGCACCATTTTTGTGCAATCTTCATCTATAACGGAATAACACAGGTAAAAATACCTAGAAATGGGTCGTTTTAGAGCTGGCACGCTTTCTGCTAGTAAATGTACGTCCGGTAGAAAAGCCCCCCCGCTGACTACCAATAAAGACCCGCAGGAAGAGAGACGAGGGAACGCTTACCACTTGGGTAAAAGTTCAATCAATAAATTACCACTTGATAAGGAAACGCCATGAAGTTTGTAACAGCGATTATCAAGCCATTCAAGCTAGACGAAGTGCGTGAAGCATTGTCTGCGATTGGTGTGCAGGGCCTGACCGTTACTGAAGTAAAAGGTTTTGGTCGTCAGAAGGGTCATACCGAACTGTACCGTGGTGCAGAGTATGTAGTGGATTTTTTACCGAAGGTAAAAGTTGAACTAGCGGTTGACGATAGCCAACTAGACCAAGTGGTAGAAGCGATTGAAACCGCTGCTAGAACAGGAAAAATCGGCGACGGTAAGATTTTCGTATTCGATTTACAGCAAATCGTTCGTATCCGTACCGGTGAAACCGGTTCAGATGCCATCTAACAGAATGCAGGGGAGATTAAGAATGCATAAGCTGTTAAGCAAACTCATGTTGTGCGGTGCGTTAATGTTTACCGCGCCCGTTTTCGCAGAAGACACCGCTTCTGCAGCAGAAGCGCCAGCCTCTGCAGTAGCAACCACAGAAGCGACAGCATCTGTTGCCGCACCAGAAGCAACGGCATCTGCCGCAGCGCCAGAAGCAGCCGCTTCTGAAGCCGCAGCACCAGCAGCACCAAAGTTAGATGCAGGTAACACCGCTTGGATGTTAGTTGCGACTGCACTTGTTTTATTCATGACGATCCCTGGCCTAGCATTGTTCTACGGCGGTATGGTTCGTAAGAAAAACGTTTTAGCAACCTTAATGCAAAGCTTCGCCATCTGCTGCGCAGTGACGGTTGTGTGGATTGTGATTGGCTACTCGCTAGCTTTCGCTCCAGGCAATGGCTTTGTGGGTGGACTAAGCAAAGTGATGCTATCTGGCGTGAAAGTAGACACCTTGTGGGGCACTATCCCAGAGATGCTGTTCATGGTTTTCCAGATGACTTTCGCGATCATCACTCCAGCATTGATTACTGGCGCGTTTGCTGAACGTATGAAGTTCTCTGCAATGCTACTGTTCTCTGTACTTTGGTCAATTGTTGTTTACTCACCAATTTGTCACTGGGTATGGGAATCAGGCGGCTGGTTGTTCGCTAAAGGCGCACTAGACTTCGCTGGTGGTACCGTTGTTCACATCAACGCAGGTGTTGCAGGCTTAGTAGCTGCACTAGTACTTGGCAAACGTGTTGGCTTCGGTAAAGAAGCAATGCCTCCACACAACCTAGTATTGACCCTAATCGGCGCTTCAATGCTATGGGTAGGTTGGTTCGGTTTCAACGCAGGTAGCGAACTAGCGGCTGACGGCCGTGCCGCAATGGCAATGGTTGCTACACAAGTGGCAGCTGCAGGTGCCGCACTAGCTTGGATCTTTGCTGAATGGCTAGCTAAAGGTAAGCCTTCTGTACTAGGTATCGCTTCTGGTGCAGTAGCCGGTCTAGTTGCAATTACTCCAGCGTCTGGTTTCGTTGGCCCAGGTGCAGCATTGGCGCTAGGTCTGATTGCTGGTGTGGTTTGCTACTGGGGCGCAACTAGCTTGAAACACATGATTGGTTACGATGATTCTCTAGATGCATTCGGCGTTCACGGCGTTGGCGGTATCTTAGGTGCGATCCTAACAGGTGTGTTTGCATCAAGCGAAATCACCGGTACAAAACTACCATCAGTAGGCGAACAAGTGTGGATTCAGCTTGAAGCGACTGTAGCAACAGCTGCATACACCTTAGTTGTTACCTTCATCTTGTTGAAGTTGATCGATCTAGTTATCGGTCTACGCGTAGAACCAGATGAAGAGCGTGAAGGCCTAGACATTGTTCTACATGGCGAACACGTAGAGTAATTCTTAAGATCGAGGGGGACAGCAGCATCGTCCCCCGACTTCTTTTACCCACTTGAACGAGCCAAGTTGTTAAAAGGAAGGAAGTAGTGCCATGTCTGAGAATGAAGCATTTGGAATGTACAGCAAGTTATACGTGTTAATGAGAAGAGTCTTAACCCGTAGCATCGATGTTCAGTATCTAAGCCAAGATAAAAATTATTTAGCGTATGTTTTAAAAGAAGCACTTAGCGCAGAAGACGAAGACCTACAAAAACTAGCTGCGGAGATTGAAGCGATCTGTTTCCCTAAAACAGAAAACAACGTAACCGCCATTAACGAGGCGAGAGAAAAAAGAAGTGCCCCAGAAGCCAGATATACAGGCTCTTTACGTTAATTTTCAGCATCACCGGTGTTCTCCACGTCGCGCTCGCGGCGTTTTAGACCGACCCTGTACTCCAGGGTCGGTTTTTTTCTATCTAATACAGTAGTCTGCCTACACGCTCAGTAGGAATACGACATTCGTACCAGAAAAGTAGTAACAATTCACAACGCAGTACCGAAAAAACATAGAAAATTCAATCGGTTCACCTATCGTGCGGCTTGCCGTAATCCCCCTCCATACGCGATAATTGGGAAATTTTTTTTGTGCCCCCCACCCTGCGGCATGGCTGATGCCGTTATAAGGAATGTGTTTCATGGTAAATCGTAGCTCCCTCGCCAATGCAATTCGTGCCCTTTCTATGGATGCTGTCCAGCAAGCTAACTCCGGTCACCCAGGTGCCCCAATGGGGATGGCTGATATCGCTGTTGCTCTATGGCACGATAATTTACGTCACAACCCAGCCAATCCAGAATGGCCAAATCGTGACCGTTTTGTATTGAGTAATGGTCACGGCTCTATGCTGATCTACTCATTACTGCATTTGTCTGGTTATGATGTATCGATTGACGATCTGAAAAACTTCCGCCAACTTCATAGCAAAACCCCAGGTCACCCAGAGTATGGTTACACCGCAGGTGTAGAAACCACGACTGGCCCACTAGGCCAAGGGATTGCGAACGCCGTGGGTATGGCATTAGCGGAAAAACTACTAGCCGCTGAATTTAACCGTGATGGTTTCCCTGTTGTTGATCACCACACCTATGTATTTTTAGGTGATGGTTGTTTGATGGAGGGTATCTCTCACGAAGTGTGTTCATTAGCTGGCACGCTAAACCTAAATAAACTAGTCGTGTTCTATGACGATAACGGCATCTCTATTGATGGCCATGTAGAAGGCTGGTTTACAGACGACACACCAAAACGTTTCGAGTCTTATGGCTGGAACGTCATCCCAGCAGTTGATGGTCATAATGCAGACGCTGTATTGGCAGCGATTGCTTCTGCAAAAGCTAGCGACAAACCAACCATCATTTGTTGCAAAACGGTGATTGGTAAAGGTTCTCCAAACAAACAAGGTACGCACGACAGCCACGGTGCACCATTGGGTAAAGACGAAATCACTGCAACCCGCGCAGCGATTGGTTGGGAACATGCCCCATTTGAAATCCCTGCAGATATCTACGCAGAGTGGAGCGCCAAAGAAAAAGGTGCTGCACAAGAAGGTGAATGGAACAACTTGTTCGCCGCTTACGCTGCAGCTCACCCAGAATTAGCAGCAGAATTCAAACGCCGTGTTGCAGGTGAATTGCCTGCTGACTTCTCTGCTTATGCAGCAGAACAGCTAAAACTAATCGACGAAAAAGCAGAAACCATCGCGACTCGTAAAGCTAGCCAAAATGCCATTCAGGCACTGACTGCGAAATTACCAGAACTACTCGGTGGCTCTGCTGACTTGGCAGGCTCCAACCTTACTAACTGGAAAGGTTGCCAGAGCGTGAAGGTAGACCAATCTGGTAACTACCTACACTACGGTGTACGCGAATTCGGTATGGCAGCCATGATGAACGGTATCACCTTGTACGGTGGCTATCGTCCATTCGGCGGTACTTTCTTGATGTTCTCTGAGTATGCACGTAACGCATTGCGTATGGCATCTTTAATGAAGATCAATCCAATCTTTGTATTTACCCATGATTCGATTGGTCTGGGTGAAGATGGCCCAACTCACCAGCCAGTTGAGCAAACCGCTACCCTACGTCTAATCCCTAACCATGACGTATGGCGTCCTGCTGATACCGCAGAATCATTCGTGGCTTGGCAAGTGGCTGTCGAACATACCAACACCCCTACTAGCTTGGTATTTAGCCGTCAAAACTTGGCTTACCTGAAAAAGGACGCAGAGCAACTAGCTAACATCCGTAAAGGTGGCTATGTGATTAGCAAAGAAGCAGGCGAATTGAAAGCCGTGCTAATTGCGACCGGCTCTGAAGTAGAGCTAGCGATGAAAGCACAAGCAGCACTGGCGGCTGAAGGCGTTCATGTTCGCGTGGTATCTATGCCATCAACTTACATGTTTGATCGCCAAGACGCTGACTACAAAAACAGCGTTCTACCAAAAGGCACACCGCGCGTGGCAGTAGAAGCAGGTATTGCAGACTACTGGTACAAGTATGTTGGTCTAGAAGGCGCAGTGGTAGGCATGACTACATTT contains:
- the glnK gene encoding P-II family nitrogen regulator; the protein is MKFVTAIIKPFKLDEVREALSAIGVQGLTVTEVKGFGRQKGHTELYRGAEYVVDFLPKVKVELAVDDSQLDQVVEAIETAARTGKIGDGKIFVFDLQQIVRIRTGETGSDAI
- a CDS encoding ammonium transporter; the protein is MHKLLSKLMLCGALMFTAPVFAEDTASAAEAPASAVATTEATASVAAPEATASAAAPEAAASEAAAPAAPKLDAGNTAWMLVATALVLFMTIPGLALFYGGMVRKKNVLATLMQSFAICCAVTVVWIVIGYSLAFAPGNGFVGGLSKVMLSGVKVDTLWGTIPEMLFMVFQMTFAIITPALITGAFAERMKFSAMLLFSVLWSIVVYSPICHWVWESGGWLFAKGALDFAGGTVVHINAGVAGLVAALVLGKRVGFGKEAMPPHNLVLTLIGASMLWVGWFGFNAGSELAADGRAAMAMVATQVAAAGAALAWIFAEWLAKGKPSVLGIASGAVAGLVAITPASGFVGPGAALALGLIAGVVCYWGATSLKHMIGYDDSLDAFGVHGVGGILGAILTGVFASSEITGTKLPSVGEQVWIQLEATVATAAYTLVVTFILLKLIDLVIGLRVEPDEEREGLDIVLHGEHVE
- the tkt gene encoding transketolase — its product is MVNRSSLANAIRALSMDAVQQANSGHPGAPMGMADIAVALWHDNLRHNPANPEWPNRDRFVLSNGHGSMLIYSLLHLSGYDVSIDDLKNFRQLHSKTPGHPEYGYTAGVETTTGPLGQGIANAVGMALAEKLLAAEFNRDGFPVVDHHTYVFLGDGCLMEGISHEVCSLAGTLNLNKLVVFYDDNGISIDGHVEGWFTDDTPKRFESYGWNVIPAVDGHNADAVLAAIASAKASDKPTIICCKTVIGKGSPNKQGTHDSHGAPLGKDEITATRAAIGWEHAPFEIPADIYAEWSAKEKGAAQEGEWNNLFAAYAAAHPELAAEFKRRVAGELPADFSAYAAEQLKLIDEKAETIATRKASQNAIQALTAKLPELLGGSADLAGSNLTNWKGCQSVKVDQSGNYLHYGVREFGMAAMMNGITLYGGYRPFGGTFLMFSEYARNALRMASLMKINPIFVFTHDSIGLGEDGPTHQPVEQTATLRLIPNHDVWRPADTAESFVAWQVAVEHTNTPTSLVFSRQNLAYLKKDAEQLANIRKGGYVISKEAGELKAVLIATGSEVELAMKAQAALAAEGVHVRVVSMPSTYMFDRQDADYKNSVLPKGTPRVAVEAGIADYWYKYVGLEGAVVGMTTFGESAPAGELFKQFGFTVENVVNTVKGVLTAA